In the Apteryx mantelli isolate bAptMan1 chromosome 13, bAptMan1.hap1, whole genome shotgun sequence genome, one interval contains:
- the TAF9B gene encoding transcription initiation factor TFIID subunit 9B — translation MEPAKMASPKSAPKDAQVMAQILKDMGITEYEPRVINQMLEFAYRYVTTILEDAKIYSSHAKKSSVDADDVRLAIQCRTDQSFTSPPPRDFLLDIARQKNQTPLPLIKPYSGPRLPPDRYCLTAPNYRLKSLQKKVSSSAGRITVPRLSVGAVSSRPSTPTLGTPSAQTVSVSTKVGTPVSLTGQRFTVQIPSSQATVKSATPTTPTVQNVLINPSLIGPKNILITTNMVSSQNTSSESNPLKRKHEDDDDYDNL, via the exons ATGGAGCCGGCGAAGATGGCGTCTCCCAAGAGCGCGCCCAAAGACGCGCAG GTGATGGCGCAGATCCTGAAGGACATGGGCATCACGGAGTACGAGCCGCGCGTCATCAACCAGATGCTGGAGTTCGCCTACa GATATGTGACTACTATACTAGAAGATGCAAAGATTTATTCAAGCCACGCTAAGAAATCTAGTGTCGACGCTGATGACGTGCGATTAGCGATCCAGTGTCGGACGGATCAGTCATTTACATCTCCGCCTCCAAGAGAC TTCTTGTTAGATATTGCAAGACAGAAAAATCAAACGCCTCTGCCATTGATAAAGCCTTATTCTGGGCCCAGACTTCCGCCTGACAGATACTGTTTAACAGCTCCAAACTACAGGCTTAAGTCCTTGCAGAAGAAG GTCTCTTCCTCTGCAGGAAGAATAACAGTCCCTCGCTTGAGTGTTGGTGCTGTAAGCAGCAGACCTAGCACACCTACTTTAG GTACGCCTTCAGCACAAACAGTCTCTGTGTCAACAAAAGTTGGCACTCCAGTGTCGCTGACTGGTCAGAGGTTCACCGTACAGATCCCGTCTTCTCAGGCAACAGTCAAATCAG cCACACCAACAACTCCGACAGTTCAGAATGTTCTAATTAATCCTTCATTAATTGGTCCAAAGAACATTCTTATTACTACAAATATGGTATCATCGCAGAATACATCTAGTGAATCAAATCCCTTGAAAAGGAAGCATGAAGATGATGATGACTATGATAATTTGTGA
- the LOC106491123 gene encoding growth hormone secretagogue receptor type 1-like, with translation MGSISNYSRSRNDTDYYEDQSFSLFDIHILVPVTIISVLLFFFGVSGNLVTILIFKRSQEMRTTVNMYLSSMALSDTLIFLGLPSDLYRIWKYRPYVLGDFLCKFLVYLSETCTYCTILHITTVSAERYFAICFPLRAKAAVTKRRAKRVILALWGCSLLSAGPVLFLFGVEERRGSRECKPTERAARTGLLETMAWVSTVYFFLPMLCLTLLYGLICRKLRRSQRRLLQGRQAASRKRYHMQTVKMLAVVVLAFVLCWLPFHIGRILFAQTEIILYDLTQYFNLVSMLLFYLGASINPILYNVMSQKYRRAMSKILHHKQTWHCRSLTRSEKVSSESTELGSFM, from the exons ATGGGCTCCATCTCCAATTACAGCCGTTCCAGAAATGACACAGACTATTATGAAGACCAGTCTTTTTCCTTGTTCGACATCCATATTTTGGTGCCTGTGACTATAATCTCCGTCCTCTTGTTTTTCTTCGGCGTTTCTGGGAACTTGGTAACAATATTGATTTTCAAACGCTCGCAGGAAATGAGAACGACCGTTAACATGTACCTGTCCAGCATGGCGCTGTCGGACACCCTGATTTTCCTTGGCCTGCCTTCGGACCTCTACCGGATCTGGAAGTACAGGCCGTatgttttgggggattttctcTGCAAGTTCTTAGTCTACCTGAGCGAAACGTGCACGTACTGCACCATCCTGCACATCACCACGGTGAGCGCGGAGCGGTACTTCGCCATCTGCTTCCCCCTGAGAGCCAAAGCGGCCGTCACGAAGCGCCGGGCGAAACGGGTCATCCTGGCGCTGTGGGGCTGCTCCCTGCTGAGCGCCGGCCCCGTCCTCTTCCTCTTCGGGGTGGAAGAGCGCCGCGGCAGCCGGGAGTGCAAGCCCACGGAGCGCGCCGCCCGCACGGGGCTGCTGGAGACCATGGCCTGGGTCTCCACCGTTTATTTCTTCCTGCCGATGCTCTGCCTGACCCTGCTCTACGGGCTCATCTGCAGAAAGCTGCGGCGAAGCCAGCGGCGGCTGCTGCAGGGGCGCCAGGCTGCGAGCAGAAAAAGGTACCACATGCAGACGGTCAAAATGCTGG CTGTCGTAGTCTTGGCCTTTGTACTGTGTTGGCTCCCGTTCCATATCGGCCGAATCCTCTTCGCCCAGACTGAAATCATCCTGTACGACCTCACGCAGTATTTCAACCTCGTCTCCATGCTTCTCTTCTACCTTGGGGCTTCTATAAACCCAATACTTTACAATGTCATGTCACAGAAATACAGACGGGCAATGAGCAAAATCCTGCACCACAAGCAAACTTGGCACTGCAGGAGCCTGACCAGGAGTGAGAAGGTTTCTTCTGAAAGTACAGAACTCGGTTCTTTCATGTAA